Proteins encoded together in one Penaeus vannamei isolate JL-2024 chromosome 41, ASM4276789v1, whole genome shotgun sequence window:
- the LOC113813242 gene encoding uncharacterized protein isoform X2 produces the protein MILLECQVCLECYDARKRVPRSLSCKHTLCTSCIAQIMRRGQLKCPFCRTLHAGAVISPVDVPVQGEMAALVLEDSSSKPEGMACESVPEASGVNVLKLRSDIQKANANGAHVWAVLRREGGARGSHRCAKITVHDERLHLHALKDGEPPKDSITVEYDAIRRMVDENYVVTFLEVKNAGVLQGRVYIKLLDDAGRTRQFMYFCSGERGPSYANTHFLEVLHKGQPGEQVWGGDYENDDGTGGAALPGMERGEENFHSIDPGLVVGYYFPGYGYDHNPSQFGIYVAEWCYTSDMSSIGMVIDGLDIISAVAKLPDVRESCVSDCGFLLFH, from the exons ATGATACTCCTCGAATGCCAAGTGTGCCTAGAGTGTTACGATGCGAGGAAGCGAGTCCCACGGAGCCTCAGTTGCAAGCATACCCTCTGCACATCTTGCATTGCCCAGATCATGAGAAGAGGGCAACTAAAATGCCCCTTCTGCCGCACGTTGCATGCTGGTGCTGTCATCTCGCCAGTCGATGTTCCGGTTCAGGGGGAGATG gCGGCACTGGTGCTAGAGGACTCAAGTTCGAAACCAGAAGGGATGGCATGTGAGTCTGTgccagag GCATCAGGTGTCAACGTACTGAAGTTGCGCAGCGACATCCAGAAGGCTAATGCAAATGGTGCACATGTTTGGGCAGtgctaaggagggaaggaggagcacgAGGAAGCCACCGGTGTGCTAAAATCACTGTGCACGACGAGCGGCTGCACCTCCATGCCCTCAAAGATGGGGAGCCGCCAAAGGACTCAATTACCGTAGAA TACGATGCCATACGGAGAATGGTTGATGAGAACTACGTGGTCACTTTCCTAGAAGTGAAGAATGCAGGCGTACTTCAAGGGCGAGTATACATCAAACTCTTAGATGATGCTGGTCGGACGCGCCAGTTCATGTACTTCTGCTCGGGGGAGAGAGGACCTTCGTACGCCAACACCCACTTCCTGGAGGTTCTCCACAAGGGCCAGCCCGGGGAACAGGTCTGGGGCGGAGATTACGAGAATGATGATGGCACTGGGGGAGCAGCTTTACCGGGGATGGAACGTGGTGAGGAAAACTTCCACAGCATAGACCCTGGGCTCGTGGTGGGCTACTATTTCCCAGGTTATGGCTACGACCACAACCCTTCCCAGTTTGGAATATATGTGGCCGAGTGGTGCTACACCTCAGACATGTCCTCCATTGGGATGGTGATAGACGGTTTGGACATAATCTCTGCGGTGGCCAAGCTTCCAGATGTTAGAGAAAGCTGTGTGTCTGATTGTGGATTTTTGCTGTTTCACTAA
- the LOC113813242 gene encoding uncharacterized protein isoform X1 — MILLECQVCLECYDARKRVPRSLSCKHTLCTSCIAQIMRRGQLKCPFCRTLHAGAVISPVDVPVQGEMAALVLEDSSSKPEGMACESVPEASGVNVLKLRSDIQKANANGAHVWAVLRREGGARGSHRCAKITVHDERLHLHALKDGEPPKDSITVEYESVRGLVDEQYVVAFLEVEWAGHVQGRVYIQLLDNAGRTLQFMYFCTGERGPSYADTRFLTVTLRGRPGEQLWGGDYENNDGSGGAALEGMERGDQNHQDVVAGLVAGYYYTGYGQDHNPSQFGIYLRDMPGYSEMSSIGRVLVGQDVLNSVGRLNNVKLASVGSCGVLLSF, encoded by the exons ATGATACTCCTCGAATGCCAAGTGTGCCTAGAGTGTTACGATGCGAGGAAGCGAGTCCCACGGAGCCTCAGTTGCAAGCATACCCTCTGCACATCTTGCATTGCCCAGATCATGAGAAGAGGGCAACTAAAATGCCCCTTCTGCCGCACGTTGCATGCTGGTGCTGTCATCTCGCCAGTCGATGTTCCGGTTCAGGGGGAGATG gCGGCACTGGTGCTAGAGGACTCAAGTTCGAAACCAGAAGGGATGGCATGTGAGTCTGTgccagag GCATCAGGTGTCAACGTACTGAAGTTGCGCAGCGACATCCAGAAGGCTAATGCAAATGGTGCACATGTTTGGGCAGtgctaaggagggaaggaggagcacgAGGAAGCCACCGGTGTGCTAAAATCACTGTGCACGACGAGCGGCTGCACCTCCATGCCCTCAAAGATGGGGAGCCGCCAAAGGACTCAATTACCGTAGAA TACGAGTCTGTGCGAGGATTGGTGGATGAGCAGTATGTGGTAGCATTCTTGGAGGTGGAGTGGGCAGGGCATGTACAAGGACGCGTGTACATCCAGCTCCTCGACAATGCTGGTAGAACACTTCAGTTCATGTACTTCTGTACTGGAGAGCGCGGGCCATCCTACGCCGACACTCGCTTTCTCACAGTTACCCTCAGAGGGCGGCCTGGCGAGCAGCTCTGGGGTGGAGACTATGAGAACAACGATGGCTCTGGTGGGGCTGCACTTGAGGGCATGGAACGTGGCGATCAGAACCACCAAGACGTTGTGGCAGGATTGGTGGCTGGCTACTATTACACGGGCTACGGGCAAGACCACAACCCATCCCAGTTTGGCATTTACCTGAGGGACATGCCTGGGTATTCTGAAATGTCTTCCATTGGGAGGGTCCTAGTTGGGCAGGATGTTCTGAATTCAGTTGGCCGCCTCAACAACGTAAAGTTGGCGAGCGTGGGGAGCTGTGGGGTCTTGCTGTCCTTCTGA